One window of Clarias gariepinus isolate MV-2021 ecotype Netherlands chromosome 21, CGAR_prim_01v2, whole genome shotgun sequence genomic DNA carries:
- the LOC128509314 gene encoding interleukin-8-like isoform X2: MPLSANLLLAAAALCCFATVFAFPTEGITEDDQCRCLVTTDTVMNPRNFQRIEIIPFGSSCRTTEIIITLKNTNKVVCLDPEAVWVQQFINRVVKK, encoded by the exons ATGCCTCTCAGTGCCAACCTACTGCTGGCGGCAGCTGCCCTGTGCTGCTTCGCCACCGTGTTTG CTTTTCCTACGGAGGGAATAACCGAAGATGACCAGTGCCGCTGTTTAGTCACCACAGACACCGTCATGAACCCTCGAAACTTTCAAAGAATTGAGATCATACCTTTCGGGTCCAGCTGCCGCACCACTGAAATTAT TATCACCCTGAAGAACACCAACAAAGTAGTGTGTTTGGATCCTGAGGCAGTGTGGGTCCAACAATTCATCAACAGAGTcgtgaaaaagtaa
- the LOC128509081 gene encoding interleukin-8-like: MPLSANLLLAAAALCCFATVFAFPMEEITEDDQCRCLVTTDTYINPRLYQRIEIIPVGPSCRHTEIIITLKNTNKVVCVDPEALWVQQFLNRVIRKGP; encoded by the exons ATGCCTCTCAGTGCCAACCTACTGCTGGCGGCAGCTGCCCTGTGCTGCTTCGCCACCGTGTTTG CTTTTCCTATGGAGGAAATAACCGAAGATGACCAGTGCCGCTGTTTAGTCACCACAGACACCTACATCAACCCTCGATTGTATCAAAGAATTGAGATCATACCTGTCGGGCCAAGCTGCCGCCACACTGAAATTAT TATCACCCTGAAGAACACCAACAAAGTAGTGTGTGTGGATCCTGAGGCACTGTGGGTCCAACAATTCCTCAACAGAGTCATAAG GAAAGGTCCGTAA
- the LOC128509314 gene encoding interleukin-8-like isoform X1, producing the protein MPLSANLLLAAAALCCFATVFAFPTEGITEDDQCRCLVTTDTVMNPRNFQRIEIIPFGSSCRTTEIIITLKNTNKVVCLDPEAVWVQQFINRVVKKKSIN; encoded by the exons ATGCCTCTCAGTGCCAACCTACTGCTGGCGGCAGCTGCCCTGTGCTGCTTCGCCACCGTGTTTG CTTTTCCTACGGAGGGAATAACCGAAGATGACCAGTGCCGCTGTTTAGTCACCACAGACACCGTCATGAACCCTCGAAACTTTCAAAGAATTGAGATCATACCTTTCGGGTCCAGCTGCCGCACCACTGAAATTAT TATCACCCTGAAGAACACCAACAAAGTAGTGTGTTTGGATCCTGAGGCAGTGTGGGTCCAACAATTCATCAACAGAGTcgtgaaaaa AAAAAGTATCAATTGA